ACTTTCTTCATTATCTTTCCAATCTTGGATTTTTGAATATATTAAACTAACAAGTCTGTGCATTAAAGCTGTTTTATTTTTAAAAAACTCTTTAAAATTTTCAAAATATTCAAACTCTTCCCAAGTATATGGTCTATTAGATTTTAAATGTAAATTTATTTTATCTTGGTTATCATATGATTCTAAAAATAACTTTCTTTTTCCTTTCACATAATAAATATCATTTTTTCTTGAATTACTATCTAAAAATTCAAAATCAATTGTATTTGGATATATTATAAATTCATCACTTTGATTATATTTTTTTACCCCTTTTTTACTTGGCAAATTATAAAAAGGATAATCATTATTTTCGCACTCATAAAGCCAATAATAATCTTTCGCATTATTGTTTTGTTCTACAATTTCTTCATAACACTCTAAATTTGGAAGTAAATTTCTACCCTCCACTTTAATATCTTCCCAAATTTTAATATCTCGTCTTATTTTTCTTAATGCTTTAATCCCAATATATAATGGAAATTTAGAGTTTTGAACAACAATACCTATATGTAGAGGTAATTTTCCATATACATATTTAAACTCTTTTTTATATAAATGCTGAATTTTTTTTATAGCATCATTAACTTTATTTGTTGGTAAAATAAATTGCCAAGAGATAGGAGTAGGGTCAATTATGGATAAATATTGTTTATATTCATCTTCTTTAATTTTATCTTTTAAATGTTCAAAATCAGGTATCTTTTTTGCAAAACCTTCTTTTGTTCTATAACCTTTGTAACTATCTAAAATTTCACTCTTAACTCTATTAAAAAACTCATAAGTAGTATCCCAAATTCTTCTTAATCATGCAGGTGATGGATTTTTTCTTAATATAAATTGTAAAAGTATTTTTGATAATACTTCAATATCATTCTCAGTTAAATTATTCCAATATATTTTCCTATTTTCAAAATTTATTTTTTGTTTTTTAGGTTCATTATTTTGAATATCCCAATCATTTAATTGTTTATAAATAAATTCTTCCCACTTTTGACCAATAGAACGTTCTAATAAAGTGTTATAAACTTGGTACATAAAATAATTAAGGATAAAAATTTTATACAAATGAGTTTTTACCCCATCGTCTTCTATATATTCATTTAGCTTAACTTTTTTGCCCTTTTTTTTGTTTTTAATAATTTCGTTAGTTGCAGAGTTATAAAAAGAATAGTATTCCTTAATCCAATTAGGAGCCAATAAATTCTTAGTTAAATCTCGCCAACCTCTTTCGTTAGATACATTATTTAAGTTTTTATGTTCTTTTAATACATTTTTCATGGTTTTAAATGGCTCATAAATACCACTTCTATCATAAAGTTCAAAAAATTTTTCAAATGTCTTTTCATCATTATCAGTGATATTTAGTGATTTTACATCTTGACTTTTTAGGTTTTTAATTAATATATTGAAGGCTGACATTATTTCATTTTTATATTCTTCAAAGCTTTCATTTCGAACCAACAAACTATTCAACAAATCCCCATTTAACCATTCACTAAGCTCAAACTTTAATGTAACTAATGCAACTCTGTTATTATCATCTGCGAGTTCATCTATCCAAATTGTTTCATCTTTTTGATTTTTTAACCACTTATCTAATCTTCCTTTTGTTTTATTTTCATAACAAAATCCACATATATTTTTATCTTCATCTTTTTTATCAATGTTATAAACTATTCTTGTTTTACAAACTTGACAAACCCCAATAGGATATTTATTCTCATCAAATTCCAGGCATAAATTTTTATTTTTTAAACTAAAATCTTGTTTTAAAAAATTCTCTTTTGCTTGTTCTAAAAGTGTTGTTAAATTCATTAAACCTCTTGATGATTTACTTAATACAAAACTTGGATAAAATTCATCATCAGTTTTATTTTTAAAAATTTTTAAAATCTCTTTTTTTAGCTTATTAGATAATTCAAAATCTTCAACAACTATAAAATATACTCCTGTTTCATCTTTGTATATCTCATTTCCAATAGGATATTTTATTTCTAATAAATCTTGTATTTCTTTATCTATTTCTCTTGAAATATCTCTATACCACATTATTTGTGATGGTTTATATCCTTTTTCAGCTAAACCTAATTTATCATATTGAATACCAAGTATTCTCCATTTTATACTTGAAGGATTATTTTGATAACTACTTAACTTAGAGTTATCAATAACAAGTTGCGATAAAACAGCTTTAAACATAGAAGCTGTCATATATGCTTGGTCAAAAAGAGATACATCATTAACAGGAAATCTATTATCACTCAAAAGATGTGAATACCACTTTTTTATTTCTTTTAAAATAAAATTTCTGATTTCTTGCCAATTTGGGTTTTGATAATAATTATTATCTTGCAAGAAAAAATTTAGTTTACAAAAAAAATTATTTCTTGCATCATCAAAATATGTTTCGTCTATTTCTTCCTTATAACTTCCAAAAGCATTAGAAAGCCAAAGTTTATATTTTAATTGTTCTTTTGGTGAGCCTTTATCTATTCCAGAGTTTATATTTTCACATCCTCTAAAAAATACTTTTTGTATAAAATTCTCATTAGAAGCATCACCTTTAAAAAATTCTATCCAATCTATTTTTTTACTATCACTAATTTTTACTTGTTTATTAATAATAAAATCTTTTAAATCTTGAGAGATACTTTCTAATTCATTTTCAAATATATTATTTTGATAGTAATTTTTATAACTACTAAATTGACTTTGAAAATTATTAAAATAGTCTTTCCAATTACCTATTCCTATATGAGTTTTTCCCAAATTAAAGAGTAAAGCTCCTATTTCTGCTTTTAAAATTTCATCTCTATATTGTTTTAATTTTTCTAAATCTAATCTTGACATTTTTTCCATCCTTCTGGAATTTGAAATTCACTGTTTAAACAAACCTTTTTATCTTCATCCAAAATATCAAACCTTCCCCAACCAAGTTTTGTTTTAGCTCCAAGGCCATTTTGAGATAATTTTTCAATACATTTAGTTAAAAACTCTAAATCTTTTTTTGCTTCTTTTTGAATTTTTTTATCATCTTCTAAAATTGCATCAAAAGGAATATAGATAATTTGTAAAGTGCTTTTGCAACCTTTTGGCACTACTTCATAATATATTGGATTTGTTCCTGCTTTTGTTTTTCTATTGTGTGGGTTTATTACTTCAAGAGATAATTTATCAAAATATATTGGATAAAATATAGCTCTTCCTTTTTGAGCTTTTGATTGTTTATATCTCTCAAAAGCTTCTTTTAAACTTTCATTAGGATTTATTCCAATCTCAAAAGCTAAAAATAGTTGCAGTTGATTTATGTCAATTCCTTCTTTTTTGAAAATAGCTCTAAATGTATCATTGCCAACACCAAAAATTCTAAAAAAGCTTTTTAAATTTTCTATATTAACCTCTTCTTTTAAAATCTCTATTGCATTGTGTAACAGTGCACCTTTTATACTACTACCTCTAATCATAGGAACTTTGAAAGCTTTATCTTTTAACATAGGATTTGAAATAATATAGAATTCATCATCATCTTTTGAATATAGAGGTGCTGTAAGTTTTAAAGTTACTTCAATACCAAAAGAATTTGGAATTGATTTTTGGATTAAATTTTCTATATCTATTTTTAGATGTTCAATATATCTCAAATTACCAAATCTATACTCTTTTGGCAATTGTTTTAAAATATTTAATTTATTATTTAATCCATATTTTAATTTAGAAAAAGAATCATTGTTGTAATTTAGACAATATTCATAATTTTGATTCATTTTTTAGCTCCAATATTTTGAATTCCCCAAATTGATAAAAATTGCCCATTATAAATTTTAGTTGATTTATTAAAAGAGATTAAAGGAATTATCTTTGTAGCATTCGGACCTTTTATTTCAAGGTTATACCTTTTATTTTTATATATATCTTTTGCTATAGAACCAAATTTATAATGCCTAATAAACTTATTACTTTCAAATCTTCTTAATTTGACTTTTTTTGAGAGTAAATTTTTTATACAATCATTCAAATTATTACACTTTTTAATATTAAATACTTCTATTGCTTTATAATTTAATCTATTTAATTCATCTGGTAAATCTTTTTCTTGGAAAATTGAGTTAGTTATTTTATTATTAACACCTATACAATTTAAATCTATTTCATTATTTTCAATAGTAGGTTCAATTATTTTAACTCTGCCATATCCTATGTTATTCTTTGCTCCTATAAAACCATATCTTTCAATAAATTTTAATAATGGCAATAATATATTTTCTCCAACTTCATTTAATACATTAAAAGTAATACGAAATTTTCCAAAAAAACCCTTTTTAAAATACCAAGATGGGATTATAGTTTTGTTTTGCTTGTTATATTCTAATTTCTCTAAACTAATTTTTCCAAGTGGATAGATATATTCATATTCATCTATCTTTATTACTTTTTTAATCTCTATTCTACTCTTCCAACCAGTGCAGCCAAAAATTTTAGAAGTTGTAGTAAGAGGTAAATTTTTTATAATGTACTCTTCTATATCTGATATTTCTTTATCTTTATATTTATATTTTTCAAAAGTTTTGTTTCGAATTTTTTCAAAAGTTTTATAATCTAAACTTTCATTCTCTTTTACTTCAATACCTGCAAAATAGCAATATACTTCAAACCAAAATCTTAAACTTCCAAATATTGAAGCTGGTTTAAGCTCTGTACATTCTCCATTTATATCACCTGTCCATAAAGGTGTAACTGTTTCAAATGTAACTGTTAATTCTTTTTTACCCATTTTATCATCCTTTCCTGATACCTAATTTTAACAAATTGTTAATATTTTTCCAACCTCATTTTCTTGATTTTTTTTCTAAACCTCGATATAATGGCAAAAGTAAAGTGATTTTTGAAAATTTATTGTTTTTTTAAAGACGGTTGGAAAATCCCTAAATTTCGGACACAAACTTTTAAAAAAGCCCGAAATCTCATGCCTTTAACCGATACACGTAGTGTTTGGAAACAATAATCAATAATATCTTTATAAAAAAATTTAAGAACTTTAACCGATACACGTAGTGTTTGGAAACGCAGTAGCTACAGCATTACCCAGTATGTCAGCATCCTTTAACCGATACACGTAGTGTTTGGAAACACTTCTTTGCTGTTGGAGAGATACTTTCTTTCTTCACTTTAACCGATACACGTAGTGTTTGGAAACAATTATCTACTAAACTTACTAAAAAGAGTCTGTTTTCTTTAACCGATACACGTAGTGTTTGGAAACTTTAAAAACTTATTTGCTTCTATGCACTCTTTTAATCTTTAACCGATACACGTAGTGTTTGGAAACTTTCATATAAACGTTTATAATCTATATTATAAACATTAAACTTTAACCGATACACGTAGTGTTTGGAAACTTGCTGTTGCAGGAAAGTTTATTATCTTTTTTTCCCAACTTTAACCGATACACGTAGTGTTTGGAAACGAATATAGCTTATATTGATTCGTTGTACCTATTGTCTTTAACCGATACACGTAGTGTTTGGAAACGTGTTATTTGATGGTATAGGTTTAAATAAAGAAATCCTTTAACCGATACACGTAGTGTTTGGAAACTTATCATAATTATCTATAATTTCTCTTTTATTTAACTTTAACCGATACACGTAGTGTTTGGAAACGTGGAAGCATAAGGTAAAAGGAATAGGTCATTAGCATTCAACCGATACACGCAGTGTTTGGAAACGCAATATAATTATCTGCAAACAATAAAACACTTAGATTCAACCGATACACGCAGTGTTTGGAAACAGCTGATAAAGAAGCAAGAAAAAAAGAGATTGACATTCAACCGATACACGCAGTGTTTGGAAACCCTAATGGACTTTGATACACATTTATTGGTTGCAGCATTCAACAGATACACGCAGTGTTTGGAAACAGAAAAGGTAACATTTTCTTGATAGGTGTCTTATCTATTCAACCGATACACGCAGTGTTTGGAAACGTAACTTTTGCATAATAATTTGCGGTTGTTTGAATATTCAACCGATACACGTAGTGTTTGATTTTCAAACCTATGTATTTTTTAAGAATATTTAGTTTTTTTATAAATTAAAAATATCTGTCACTTTTATAATCAAAGAGACAAGTTTTTATTCAAATTAAAATTAAAAAAAATATATAAATTTCTAAAGTTTTAAAAAAAATTACCGATTATTTTTTGAAACCAAAAAAGGAGCTTAAAATGGGTTGTTAAACTTTTAAATATTTCCCCTCTTTTTTAACATAATCAATTAAATGTTGATAGGTTTGGTTAGTAGAAAGTGTTTTAGCATCCCCGACAATAATTAGCTTTCTTTTTGGTCTTGTGATAGCGACATTTAATCTTCTTATATCATCTAAAAATCCTATATTTTCTTTTTCATTAGCCCTAACAAGACTAACAATTATTATCTCTTTTTCTCTACCTTGAAAACCATCAACTGATTTTATTTCTATTCCTTCTATTTTTTCATTTTCCATTAATTTTTTTATATATTCTTCGTGGTCTTTATATGGAGTAATAACACCTATAAATTCCTGTTTTGCATTATTTTCAATAAGTTTTTTACATAAACTCAAAACAAATTCAGCCTCTTTTGGATTATATTTTGAAGGAGAGTCTTTTTTTGTCTCTTCAAGGAATTTTCCTCTTGTATCAAAAAATACAATTGGAGTGTATCCTCCAAAACTTTCATCTTCATTTACTCCTAAGTCTTTAAGTGTAATATTTTTTATTTTTTCATATGTTTTTACTTTGCACTCATAAAATTCACAACTTGGAAAATTGTTTATTTTTTCATTCATACGATATTGAACTTCAAGAGTATGTGAAGCAATGGGATAAATTTTATGAAATCTCTCAAACATACTAACTTTAAGTCTCTCATCATTACTAAGAATTGTAGGTGGGAGTTGTTTATCATCTCCTGCAAATATTGATTGTTTTGCTTTAATTAGTGGAATTAGTGTTGATGGCTCCATTGATTGAGCTGCTTCATCTAAAAATACAACATCAAATTTTCTTTCTTCTAAAAATTCACTTCCAGCCCCTGAATTAGTTGCAAAAACTATATCAGCACTATTTAAAATCTCTTTCATTATTTCTTCTGTAATTTTATTTTTTTCATCATATAATTTACTAATTTTTCGTTGAATTTTAAGCCACTCTGCCATCTCTTTTATCCACTCTACCTTAACTCCTCTTTTTCCTTTACCTTGTTTTGCTAAATCTAAAATCTCTTCATCACTCATACCTCTTCTTCTACTTGGAGTTGGTTTTTTTGTGCGTTTTTCTTGAAGATATTTTAAATCATCGATTTTTTTAATAAGTTTTTCTACTTCTTTATATCTTTTGTCTCTTCTAATTTTTACATCAAGAGAATACTTCATTAAATTACTCTCAATTTTTGCAGGATGACCAATTCTAACTACATTATATTCACTTAATTTTTCTAAAACATTATCAACAGCTACATTACTATCAGCACAAACTAATATTTTTTTGCCAATATGTTTTTTTATAACCTCAGCTAAGGTTGTTGTTTTTCCAGTCCCAGGAGGGCCGTGAATTAAAAATGTTTCGCTATTTATAGAATAACTTAAAGCTTTATTTTGAGAGTCATTAAGTTTATCACTTTTAACTTCTACTTTTTCAATTTTTGGATTCTTTTTACCAAGAATAATATCTACATCAAACTCACTATTTTCTAAATTATCAAGAGCCTTTAACATTCTTTTAAAAGTAATATCATTTACAAATAAATCAAGCCTATAAAGTTTACTTCTAAAAATTGGCTCTTTGCTATAAACTTCAATAAAGTTTTTACCAACTGCACTAACTGTTGCTTCTTGGTTAAATTTAAGTGGTTCTCCTCTGCTAATTAAAACAATATCTCCTACTTTTATTTGATGCTCTGGCATATTGTTTCTATTGAATCTATAAATTTTAAAATCTAAAAATTCACCAACATACCTCATTCTAAGACCAAGAATAGCCCTACCTCTTTTTTGTCTTTCAACTCCGCTTAATCTTTTTATCTCATTTAAATGAAATTCTTTTTCAGCTAAACGCTCTTTTTCAATTAACTCTTTAAAATAACTTCTATATTCTTCAATACTCTCAAATCTTAACTTCAAGTTTACTCCTTAAAAAATAGTATCTAATATCGCACTAAAACTCATAATAATCATAACTATAAAAACTTTTCTTTCAAAAAACGCTGTTAAAGAAATTAATGCAAATAATATGAGTGTAATTATATCAAACTTTATCAAAGAAAAATTATCTCCTAAATGCAAATACCAATCTATTATCTCATCAAAAATTCCTCCAAATCCTATAATATGCATAAAAATACTTATTGGATAAAAAATTGTAAAAATTAAATTTATAAATGGTGAGAGAAGTTGATAAATATTGAAGTTTCCAAAAAAACTATGAGAAATGATAAACATTACTAAGAACATATAAAAACTAAGCAAAATCCCATTTAAAAATGTAGGTCTAAAATATCTAAAAAATAGATAAATATAAAACACTCCTAAAATACTTAGCAAAAATCCTATGCTAAAAATTTTAGTAAAAAATATTAAAAAAGAAAATAAAATAGTTAAAAACAATACTTTTAGTGAAAAAATATTTTGAAGTCTAATAGCAAATAAAAATAATATAACCTCCATTACATAAGCCCTAATTAAAGAAGGAGGAAAACTTGTCAAATATAGATATAAAAATTCAACTACTAAAATTAAAATTCCTAAATCAAAAAATCGATTCCTATATGGAAAATATCGCTGAAAAAACTTATAAATAGGAGAAAAAATTAAAAATAAAATTAAACTAATAAATCCTAAGTGAAGTCCACTTAATGCAAAAAGATGACTAATTCCAAGACTTGAAAGTTCTTTTCTTGTTTTATAATCTATCGCTTCTCCTAAATATAAGGCTTTATATAAATTTGCTATTTTTTTATCTTTATGTTGAGATTCTATTTTTTCTTCTATAAAAGAAATTGGATTTAATTTTAAATTAAAACTTGGTGCATAAAAGGTTGTTAAATAATCTAAAAAAGAGATATTTTTAGTAATTAAAGTAAGAGTTAGTTTTTCATTTAATAAATTTTTTAGATCATCTCTTGAAGTTGTATAAAATGTAACTTCTTTGTTTTTTAATTTTAATACATAATAGTTTTTCTTTTTATATTGAGTAATAACTCTTGCATCAACTATTTTATAACCATTTCCTAAAAAGTTTAGGTAACTAAGAAAAGAAAGTTGAAGCTTTAAAATAAGAATTAAAACAAAAATCATTCAAGAGTTGATGGTACTTCAATATTTGCTTCTGTTGGTTCTACTTCATTAACTGCACTAACTTTATCAGTAAAAAGAGTATATTTTTTATTAAATAACATCTCAACAGTACCTGTTGGACCATTTCTTTGTTTTCCAATAATTATTTCTGCATCTTCAATCTCTTTTTCTTTAAATTCAATCTCAACAGATTTACCTTTTTCTAATGCTTCTTTTTGTTTTTGTCTTGCCTCCATTGCTTTATAAACATCATCTCTATAAATAAACATAATAATATCTGCATCTTGTTCAATTGCTCCTGATTCTCTAAGGTCACTTAGCATTGGTCGTTTGTTTGGTCTACTCTCTAATGCCCTATTTAATTGAGATAAAGCAATAATTGGAATTTGAAGTTCGCGTGCAAGAAGTTTTAAACTTCTACTAATCTCAGCTATTGCTAAGTGTCTTTCTCTTTGGTCTGAGCTTATAAGTTGCAAATAATCAATTATTGCAAGTGATAGGTTTGGATTTTGAGCTTTTAGTTTTCTAAGTTTTGCTCTAATTGTATGAATATTAATATTACCCTCATCATCTACAAAAAGAGGTCTATTTGATAAATCATCAGCAACTTCACTAAGTTTTGACCACTCTTCATCACTTAAATTACCTCTTCTTAAATCTTGAAGAGGAATTTTTGCATAAGCACTCATCATTCTTAGCATAAGTTGTTCTGCTGGCATTTCAAGAGAAAATATTGCAACACCTTTATCTTGTTTTACTACATTTAAAGCAATATTTAATGCAAAGGCAGTTTTCCCCATCGATGGCCTCGCAGCAATAATAATTAAATCTCCTTCACCAAATCCACTTGTCATTCTATTAAGTTCAATAAATCCTGTATCAAGACCTGTTACTATCTTATTTTTTTTAGCTGCTTGTTTTTTTATAAATTCTAATGTATCAGTAATCACATTTTCAGCAATTTTAAAATCACCCGATAGGTTTGAGGTTGCAATATGAAAGAGCTTACTCTGAATCTCTTCTACCTCTTCAATAGCTCTTTTATCTTCTTCTAATACAATTTTTTTAATTTCATTTGAAAGATGAATAAGCTCTCTTTTTGTAGCTAAATCTTTAAGCTCTTTTGCATAACTCTCAACCGCTTCAATTGGAGCAGTTCCTATAATTTCTAAAAAAAGCTCATCATCAAATTTATTTTTTTTCTTTAAAGCCTCTTTTAAAAACACCTCATCAATTGGCAAATCTTTTTTATAAAGCTCTTCCATTGTCTCAAATACTGCTTGATGAAAAGGAAGATAAAAATCACTTGGTTTTAAAATTGATGCAACATCTTCATATATTTTTCCATCAAGCAAAATTGCACTTAAAATACCTCTTTCAATATCTAAATTATAAAGATTCACTGCTATCCTTTAAAATATGCTCATGAAGTGCTTTTAAAACATCTCTTATATCTTGGGATTCCATTAAAACTTTAAGTTTTGCTTTTCTTTTCTTAGGAAGACTTCTTATAATCTCTTTTATTTCATTATCATCTTTTGCATTTTTTATCTTCTCAATTGCTTCTTGACCGATAACTTTTACTAATTTTTCTTTTGTAATTTTTTGAGGTTTTAATATCATAAACATAAAAATAAATGCGAGTGAAACAATAGAAAATCCAACAATATAAATAAGAGTAGCAGCACTCATTAATTCCCTTTTTATTAAATTATACCATCTTTTGAAGCTCTTTTAAAAATTCATTTAGTAACTCACCCTCTTTAAATTTTCCTATAATTTCTCCCTTTTTAAGAATAAGTCCATATCCTTTACCACATGCAATAGCTAAATCAGCCTCTTTTGCTTCTCCAATAGCATTTACAACACATCCCATTACTGAAAGATTAAGAGGTTTTTTTATATTTTTTGTAGCTTCTTCGACTGCTTCTACAATAGGAGGCAAATCAACCTCAATTCTTCCACAAGTAGGACACGAAATAATATTAACTCCCTCTTTAATTAATCCTAAGTCTTTAAGTATTGATTTTCCTACTCTTATCTCTTCTTCAAGTTCGCCTGTTATAGAAACTCTTAGAGTATCACCTATTCCATCAAGCAAAAGTTTTCCAAATGCAGCTGCACTTTTTATAGTTGCGTGAAATTTAGTCCCTGCCTCAGTAACTCCTAAATGAAAAGGATAATCTACAAGTGGTCTTAACATCTCATAAGCTTCAACAGTTCTAATTACATCACTGGCTTTTAGAGACACTTTTATATCAAAAAAATCTAAATCTTCTAAAAATTTTATATGCCATAATGCACTCTCAACCATAGCTTTTGGAGTTTGTCCATATTTATTTTCAAGATTTTCTTCTAAACTTCCAGCATTAACTCCTATTCTTATTGGAATATTTCTCTCTTTACATACTTTTACAATCTCTTTTACTCTCTCTTTTCCTCCAATATTTCCAGGATTAATTCTAAGTCCATCTACAACCTCAGCTGCTTTAAGCCCTAATTTATAATTAAAATGAATATCTGCAATAATAGGAAGAGGAGACTTTTTTTTAACTTCTTTTAATGCCTTTGCATCTTCTTCATCTAAAACTGCAACCCTTACAATATCAGCCCCTGCAAAATATAATCTATTTATTTGATTTAAAGTTTCATTAATATCTTTTGTTTTTGAGTAAGTCATTGATTGGACTGAAATTGGTGCGTCTCCTCCAATTTCTACATTCCCAACTTTTATTTTTCGTGTAGGATATCTTTTAATCATTTTTTTCCTTTATAAAATGATAAATATATTCAATATTTCCTTCTTTTCCTTTAATACTTGACTTTTCACTTCTTAGTAGTCTCCAACCTAATTTTTTAGCTTCTTTTTCAAAATTTTCTCTTGCTTTTATGATAGCCTCATTATCTAAAACAACTCCTCTTTTATCTCTTTTTACTTCAATTCCAACTTCAAATTGAGGTTTAAAAAGTAAAATAATATCACTCTTTGCAAACTTATCAATTACATCTATTATTTTAAGAAGAGAAATAAAACTAACATCACTAATTACTATATCAAATTTTTCATCATATTTAAAATCTCTAATATCAGT
This Caminibacter mediatlanticus TB-2 DNA region includes the following protein-coding sequences:
- the ispG gene encoding flavodoxin-dependent (E)-4-hydroxy-3-methylbut-2-enyl-diphosphate synthase, whose amino-acid sequence is MIKRYPTRKIKVGNVEIGGDAPISVQSMTYSKTKDINETLNQINRLYFAGADIVRVAVLDEEDAKALKEVKKKSPLPIIADIHFNYKLGLKAAEVVDGLRINPGNIGGKERVKEIVKVCKERNIPIRIGVNAGSLEENLENKYGQTPKAMVESALWHIKFLEDLDFFDIKVSLKASDVIRTVEAYEMLRPLVDYPFHLGVTEAGTKFHATIKSAAAFGKLLLDGIGDTLRVSITGELEEEIRVGKSILKDLGLIKEGVNIISCPTCGRIEVDLPPIVEAVEEATKNIKKPLNLSVMGCVVNAIGEAKEADLAIACGKGYGLILKKGEIIGKFKEGELLNEFLKELQKMV